From Arachis stenosperma cultivar V10309 chromosome 2, arast.V10309.gnm1.PFL2, whole genome shotgun sequence, one genomic window encodes:
- the LOC130961860 gene encoding malate dehydrogenase, cytoplasmic-like has protein sequence MEIPLWEIVNVDQTLVQNKIWEIINNTIAQKILLVLICVSLFWKMIRYMCGLLHQEKEPVTVLVTGAAGQIGYALVAMIARGAMLGPNQPVILHMLDIEPAAEALKGVKMELMDAALPLLRGIVASTDVAEACKGVNIAVMLGGFPRKEGMERKDVMSKNVSIYKAQASALEKHAAADCKVLVVANPANTNALILKEFAPSIPDKNITCLTRLDHNRALAQISERTKVHISDVKNVIIWGNHSSTQYPDVNHATVQEKPVREVVGDDEWLNNDFIATVQQRGAAIIKARKLSSALSAASSACDHIRDWVLGTPKGSWVSMGVYSDGSYDIQPGLIYSFPVTCEKGEWSIVQGLEIDAFSREKMDKTAQELIEEKELAKSCLH, from the exons ATGGAAATTCCTCTTTGGGAGATTGTGAATGTGGACCAAACACTCGTCCAAAACAAGATATGGGAGATTATCAACAACACAATTGCTCAAAAAAttcttcttgttttgatttGTGTTTCTTTGTTTTGGAAGATGATTCGATACATGTGTGGTCTTCTCCATCAAGAGAAGGAACCAGTTACAGTATTGGTCACGGGTGCTGCAG GGCAAATAGGGTATGCGCTGGTAGCAATGATAGCAAGAGGGGCAATGCTAGGGCCAAATCAGCCGGTGATTCTTCACATGCTTGACATTGAGCCAGCAGCGGAGGCATTGAAAGGAGTGAAGATGGAGCTGATGGACGCGGCGCTGCCGCTTCTAAGAGGGATTGTGGCTTCCACCGACGTGGCAGAGGCATGCAAGGGGGTCAACATTGCGGTCATGCTTGGTGGTTTCCCGAGAAAAGAAGGGATGGAAAGAAAAGACGTCATGTCCAAGAATGTGTCCATATACAAGGCGCAGGCGTCGGCGCTTGAGAAGCACGCCGCCGCGGATTGCAAGGTGCTGGTGGTGGCCAATCCGGCCAACACCAACGCTCTCATACTCAAGGAGTTTGCTCCGTCCATTCCTGACAAGAACATCACTTGCCTTACTAGGCTCGACCATAATAGAGCCCTCGCTCAGATCTCTGAGAGGACGAAG GTTCATATCAGCGATGTCAAGAATGTGATCATTTGGGGCAACCATTCCTCCACCCAGTATCCGGATGTGAACCATGCCACCGTTCAGGAGAAGCCTGTGAGGGAAGTTGTCGGCGACGATGAATGGCTCAACAACGACTTCATTGCCACCGTTCAGCAGCGAGGGGCTGCCATCATCAAAGCTAGGAAGCTCTCTAGTGCACTGTCCGCAGCAAGCTCTGCTTGTGATCATATACGTGACTGGGTTCTTGGTACTCCCAAGGGATCCTGGGTTTCAATGGGAGTATATTCCGATGGCTCATACGATATTCAACCTGGTCTAATTTACTCTTTTCCGGTTACATGTGAGAAAGGAGAATGGAGCATCGTACAGG GGCTAGAGATCGATGCATTCTCAAGGGAAAAGATGGATAAAACTGCCCAAGAGCTCATTGAAGAGAAAGAATTGGCTAAGTCATGTCTCCACTGA